Proteins from one Fragaria vesca subsp. vesca linkage group LG6, FraVesHawaii_1.0, whole genome shotgun sequence genomic window:
- the LOC101312377 gene encoding uncharacterized protein LOC101312377, which produces MGDSTCLMQPFSYASGIPNEAFEGNPIHALGHSVSFGRFMTDSLAWEKWSSFSHNRYVEEAERYAQPGSVAQKKAFFEAHYKKVAAQRAAALLEQANAAAAKSNNATPPKPQVIAPDPPKYMICEQELREKVKQRNGLRSKVGLDKFESIEMVKLADLVAEEEAEDKHREEAVLVDTSGYNSSIDPQREEGAVFVDTSGYNSSIDMENCEKVHPISEFPVPGENSDVAEFSTPMQETYTHNVETVMELEHSGTLQMEKPLLQESRSSDQEASLEQNKTLFSSKSSLMYHKAPKAPISPSKTTAPCFPRREGNATPLHKACKAPTFPSKLTTPCFPRRESNATPLLKAPKAPASPSKPTPSCFPGREGAIPLHKERKGPTSPAKSTASCFPRREGNAIPSHKARNGPASPAKPTASCFPRREGNATPLHKMLSSASEDKKSSTPKSLQKSVSFTPIRELSRFTSTVMRKIENSRVGTSSFKTPKDCSTLLKTPTMVSKNEVHNHPSVTPCSGKRRAKTPGDPSSVTGAKTLGPKWHTIRTDCSKILSACRNKARSPFSSASFSLRTEERAASRKKKLEEKFNADEAQQVQEKAEIEIRKFRQSLCFKARPLPDFYKERKAPHKDEVLNTNSQTVAKKHSPRGAISVPPHDPSFKSSGSKHVQIQARNKETPTCSLITRSLKTVHENTSPNIQSS; this is translated from the exons ATGGGAGACTCGACCTGTCTCATGCAACCCTTTTCTTACGCTTCTGGAATTCCCAATGAGGCATTCGAG GGGAATCCAATTCATGCTCTTGGGCATTCGGTTTCGTTTGGGAGGTTTATGACAGATTCATTAGCTTGGGAGAAATGGTCATCATTCTCTCATAATCGATATGTAGAAGAGGCTGAGAGGTATGCTCAGCCCGGCTCAGTTGCACAGAAGAAGGCTTTTTTTGAGGCACATTACAAGAAGGTTGCTGCTCAACGAGCCGCGGCTTTGCTTGAACAAGCAAATGCTGCGGCTGCGAAATCCAACAATGCTACTCCACCAAAACCCCAAGTCATTGCCCCAGATCCACCAAAGTACATGATCTGTGAGCAGGAGCTAAGGGAGAAGGTGAAACAGCGAAATGGACTCCGTTCGAAAGTTGGATTGGACAAATTCGAAAGCATTGAGATGGTGAAACTAGCTGATCTTGTCGCTGAAGAGGAGGCTGAAGACAAACATAGAGAAGAAGCTGTATTGGTGGATACCAGTGGGTATAACTCAAGCATTGACCCACAAAGAGAAGAAGGAGCTGTATTTGTGGATACCAGTGGGTATAACTCGAGCATTGATATGGAGAACTGTGAAAAAGTGCATCCTATCTCTGAATTCCCAGTTCCAGGGGAGAACTCTGATGTAGCTGAATTCTCAACCCCGATGCAAGAAACTTATACCCACAATGTGGAAACTGTCATGGAGCTCGAGCACAGTGGCACACTTCAGATGGAAAAACCTCTTTTACAG GAGAGTCGCAGCTCTGATCAAGAAGCTTCATTGGAACAAAACAAAACTCTCTTTTCATCCAAGTCATCATTAATGTATCACAAAGCACCTAAGGCACCAATTTCTCCATCCAAAACCACAGCTCCTTGTTTTCCAAGAAGGGAAGGCAATGCCACTCCATTACACAAAGCTTGTAAGGCCCCAACATTCCCATCCAAACTCACAACTCCTTGTTTTCCGAGGAGGGAAAGTAATGCCACTCCATTACTGAAAGCACCCAAAGCCCCAGCATCTCCATCCAAACCCACACCTTCTTGTTTTCCAGGAAGGGAAGGTGCCATTCCATTACACAAAGAACGTAAGGGCCCAACATCGCCAGCCAAATCCACAGCTTCTTGTTTTCCGAGAAGGGAAGGTAATGCCATTCCATCACACAAAGCACGTAATGGCCCAGCATCTCCAGCCAAACCCACAGCTTCTTGTTTTCCGAGAAGGGAAGGTAATGCCACTCCATTACATAAAATGCTGTCATCAGCTTCGGAGGACAAGAAATCTTCTACACCAAAATCGCTTCAAAAGTCTGTCAGTTTTACACCCATCAGAGAGCTCTCTAGATTTACTTCAACAGTCATGAGAAAGATTGAGAACTCAAGAGTTGGTACTAGTTCTTTCAAGACGCCTAAGGATTGCTCAACTCTTCTAAAGACTCCAACCATG GTATCTAAAAATGAGGTGCACAATCATCCTTCAGTAACTCCTTGTTCAGGAAAGAGAAG GGCAAAAACGCCAGGCGATCCCTCATCAGTCACTGGAGCGAAAACCTTGGGGCCCAAATGGCACACAATCCGTACAGA TTGCTCAAAAATTTTGAGTGCCTGCAGAAACAAAGCACGATCTCCATTTTCATCTGCCTCCTTCAGCTTAAGAACTGAAGAACGAGCTGCAAGTAGAAAGAAG AAGCTCGAAGAAAAGTTCAATGCTGATGAGGCACAACAAGTGCAG GAGAAAGCAGAAATAGAAATTAGAAAGTTCCGTCAAAGCCTTTGCTTCAAAGCCAGGCCACTGCCTGATTTTTATAAAGAAAGAAAAGCACCACACAAGGATGAG GTTCTGAATACTAATTCACAGACGGTAGCGAAAAAGCATAGTCCACGAGGCGCAATCTCTGTACCTCCTCATGATCCTTCATTCAAGAGTAGTGGCTCCAAGCATGTGCAGATCCAAGCAAGGAATAAGGAAACCCCAACTTGCTCACTCATTACACGATCCTTAAAGACCGTCCATGAGAACACATCTCCAAATATTCAGTCCTCCTGA